The DNA sequence TGGTAAGACTTAGCTTATCTAAAACTGGCTTTAACTTGGCAACCAGTGATTACTTATATAAGTTATGTGAGTTTTGGATAAAAGTACTCGTGAATTGACATACGTCCTTTTATAAATTAATAATAAATATATGACTATAGATGATTTTTTAGAGGAGTGGTCAAGCGTTCCGGGAGTGACTCCTCCCAACGATAAAGTTAAAACAGAATTTAAAAAGAAACATCAAGGAAATAATGGTAAGGATAAAAGGGGAAATAAAGGTAAGGTCGAACAAGCTGTACCAAGAAATCCTTCTTTGCCAATCCCGGGTAATCCTGATACATTTAAAGCTTTACTGAGAGATGAATGGGACGAGTTGGCTGAATCAGGTCAGGTAAAACCAAGAGGTCCGAAAGATGATCACTGGTTGAGCAGGAAACGCAGTACGTAAAACAAGAAAATACTCTAGAAGATGCGGGAAGGTGCCTGAGTATTAAAAGGATCTCTTGAATCTCTTTTGATCTATTCTTGAGCGCCGCGCGAGTGAGCTTAAAATCAGGAGCCTGAGGAGGGGATTGAACCCTCGACCTAATTCTTGTGATTTATCATGCGACAGCTGCAAGAATGCGCCGCGCGAGTGAGCTTAAAATCAGGAGCCTGAGGAGGGGATTGAACCCTCGACCTCATTCTTACCAAGAATGCGCTCTACCACTGAGCTACCCAGGCACATCGAAATAACTTGCGCTTATGTCAAACCGCTAACTTCACGACAACCGCTCCTTTGTTTTTTTCTCTTCAAATTCTTCAGAAGAATTTGAATGAGTACATTTGTTCATTGACAATTTTTGCAATAATCTGTGAGCTATGAACCTGTAAATTAGTAATATGCATTATTAAAAATTATAATTTGATGCCGTTTTTGTGATCAAATAAACTTCCTGCAATTATCACAGGAATGTAAGTAAACACAACGTGCTTAGAGATTATACCAAATTTGTTTTAATCAAACTAACACTTGCAAATGTATTTGATAAGGTGTTTAAATTATGTATATGGATCCGAAGAAAGTTGCCGTTACCGCTCTCGTTCTTGTCGTTGGACTTGGTGGAATTGTCTCAGGTGCTTTACTACTTCGCAGAAATACGGAAATTAGAGATCAAGCTGCGGTTCCCGGCGGAAGGGGATCGGTAAAAATTCTTCCCAATTCGGGATCGTATAACGTGAGTGACAACATTCCCGTCAGTGTTTATTTCAACACTGATGGTGTCCCTGTTTCGGGAGTTTCGGTGAGAATTAGTTATCCCTTTTCGGGTACTACTCCCGAGGTTACAGTAAGTAATGTTGTAATTAATCCGGCTTTAACTTCCAATGCCGACTGGAGTTGCCCTACCAAAAACGTTGCCGAAGTTGGAGGTAATATAAATGTCGATGTCGCATGCGCAAATCTTGGCGCTGCCGGTTTTTCGTCAACCACCGACACGCTGTTGGCTTCCTTTAATTTAACAATTGCGAGAACTCCTTCGGCTTTGCCTTTTTCTGTGAAGGTTGATCCGATTTCTACGATTACCCAAAAATCAAATGGTGAGGATATATTGGCTAGTGACGCCACTACAACCGCCGTTTATACGATAGGCGGAACAGTCTCGCCAACTACGGCTCTTTCGGTTACCCCAACCTCAGCTGTCAAAACGACTCTTACCCCGACGGGAAAACTGACAACGACACCGACAAAAATCCCTACTGCCACAAAAGCGGCTACGGGATCGGCGATGCTTCCTGATGCCGGCATTGCTACACCAACATTTGCCGTTATGGTGGTTGGTCTGATTGCTGTATTTGCTTCACTAGCGCTTGCTTTGTAACCTTAGTTGCGTTTTATATCTTTATAAGTTTTTGTCTTAAATTTGTGACGACACATTACTTTTACGTAGATTAGCTATTGCTCAAAGCGGAGAATGATCAAATTACTTAAAAAAACCACAACCTAATAAGGTTAAGGTTATTTATCGAAGTCGTAACGTAGTAAATAATTGTGTGCTGAGGGAGGGATTCGAACCCCCGTAGCCCGTTCGGGCGCGAGATTTACAGTCTCGTGCGATTGGCCGCTCCGCCACCTCAGCTTAAGATTCACTAAAATACATTTGACCCCGAAAACGTGAATATTTAATTCTTACAAAATATTGTTAGCGATACAATACGATACTTTCAATACTGTGTATGTGATTTGAGCCGAAGGTGGGAGTCGAACCCACGACCTGCTGGTTACAAAACAGCTGCTCTGGCCACTGAGCTACTTCGGCGCAAATGAAATTATATCAAATATTCTTTGTAAGCCAAAAAAATCGACCCTGCAAAAGACGAGGAATTCTTTCCTGGAATGATCCAGGTGGGAAGGCTGCCATAATTACCAAGGTAAAGACGGACTTGCCACAAGGTCCGAACGAGTCGGACTCCCAGAAAATAGTTGGTCAGGAAAGTAACTTCCTACTATCCTCACAGGGTCTAACCCATTATAGCTAGTTTAAAAACAAATGTCATTTTCAATTTTAGTCATGCTAATTACTAAGACCTGGGGGTAACTTGAAAGATGACAGATGATGCTATTTGATTGCCTGATTAGCAAAAAGCACTCTGTGCCGTTGGAAGGTGCGAAATTCACATAAACGAAATACCTGTCCTTGTGACTGGAATCTTTACATTTGGGTTGATAAATAATACTTAAACACATAAATTCTCGTTACCGTTAAACAATTTATACCAGCACAACTGATACGCCTTGTATTTTCTTTATGGTACTTCCACGCGATTTGTCGTTTGGATAAAAAAAGTTTCCACATCGAAAGCGTAAAAAAATACTACGGACTTTAGTCCGTCGAGTATCGTTCCGGCTAATCGAAAAGTCGGGAAAATTCAGAAGATGAAGATTGCCCGAAAGTGACAAAAAGTATGCGAAGTGCGTTAGAGTAAAAGGGAAGCTATGGGTGTAAGTATCACCCTTGAGTCTCACTTTGTATGAATACATGTAAATAACCAAAACAGGAGGAAAAAAATACTTTGGTAAGTATAATTGTTGCGACTACTTTCAAATCAATGCAGGGCCGGGGAGCAAAATTCCGAGAATCAAATTAAGCAAAGGTCCAAGAAACGCAGTCAAGGGAGACGAACCGTTGACGGAAGCAAAAATCAGAAAGAAAAGAATTATCATACCGTAGCGATTGAGAAAAAGGTCGGCATCGGCCGCCTCACGTGCCGGCAATAGCGCTATAAAAATCTTGCCTCCATCCAGAGGATGAATGGGCAATAAATTAAACACAGCAAGCAAAACATTTAAATATATTAACGGTAATAAAAAAATGGTTAGCATTCCAAAGGGAGAAAACGGCGCGATAGCAAGTCTAATCAAAATGGATGCAATAACGGCGATTAGTAAATTTGACACTGGTCCTGCAAGGGCAATCAGAGCCGAATCACGACGAGGATACTTTAGATTATATGGATCAAATCGAACCGGCTTTGCCCAACCAAAGGGGATTACCGGAAAATGAAACGCATGTAGTATTACGAGTATCAATAAAATACTTGTGCCGATTGGGTCATAATGAACGATTGGGTTAAGCGACAATCTTCCCATGAGCCTCGCTGTCGGGTCACCGAGTTTGTCTGCCATCCAAGCGTGAGCCGCTTCATGAAAGGTGATCGCGATAATAAAAGCTACAATCGAGGCGAGTATTTCCATATTTTATGTTTATGTTAGAATAATCCTGGTTAAATTATTATCTTTGAAAAAAGAAACTTTTAATAGTATAATTCACAAGGTATCATTAATCAAAGGATAAGTTTGTAGTACCTTTTATAAATCCAATGTCATACATTTGCGAAATTTGCGGAAAGAAATCAGCTGTAGGCAGAAGCCAACAGCATAAACGAGGCGTTGCCGGTAAGCGGTGGAGAAAACGTGCACAAGAAACTGCGCGTGTATTTAAACCCAACTTGCAGAAGAAAACTTTTGTCGTGTCAGGCGAAAACATCCAAATGCGTGCGTGCACGAAATGTATCAAAGCCGCAAAGAAATTCGGTAAAGTAAAAGACTATAAATCAATCTCCGTCTTGTAACGTCTTCAGACACTATTGGAACTAAACCCAAGAAAGCTAAATTGCCCAATTTGGGAATGTTACTTGGCAAAAAAAGTTACACAACTTTGTATACTTCCAGGAATTGTTTCCAAGAAACGGGGTTTTTGCCTTCTAACTGAACAGTAATGATTTCAAGATTGTCATTATGTGCTTTAACTTCGAGAATTTTAAGCCGTTTACCGGTTTTTCCAATTTCCAGTTTTGTCCAAGCTCCCGGCCAAGGTGTAAGTGCCCGTACGAAACGGTCAATGTTTATAGGTGTGGGTTTAATTTGGTAGTTTTTTATGTATGGTATATCCCACACATAATCGGTTGGTTCGCCTGTAATGGCGGATTTTAAAAATTTCCAATCAACGAAACCATCGTCTCTTTTTATGAGTCGGGTGAAAGTTGCTAACTCATGATCTTGTGGTTTGAGATTTACCTTGCCTTTGATGTATGCGGGTAAAAGGGTTTTGATGACCTCGGCGCTTTTTTCAAATAGTCGGACCCGAAGGGTTGCGAGTGTATCGTTTTCTTCCAGTGTATCCTTAAACTGCGTCACGATGGGTCCGTGATCCATTTTCTCATCTAACTTAATTATCGTAACTCCACAATCTTCACCTATTGTAAGTGTCGATTGAACCGGCGAAGCTCCGCGTAATTTGGGTAGTAAGGATGGGTGAACGTTTAAAATACCATAGGGGAAATAATTTATAACGTCGTTTGGGATAATAGCACCGTAGGCGGCAAGTATAGCAATATCGGCAGGAACTTTTTCTCTTAGGACGTCTTGCGGAGTATAAAGTCTGGGAATAGATTTTTTGTACGCCCAATTATCGACTGCCGAAAAAGTATTAATCTTTTGTCTACCTGTCGGTTGCGGTGGTTGTGTTACAACGGCTTTGATACATGATCCGTCAACGGAGCTGAACGTTTTATGTAAAACATTTAGTACTGGAATTACGTTGTCGGGTGTTCCAAAAAAAACTATTTTCATGTAAGTTCAACTTCTTTCCAACGATCTGCTTTGTATTCATATAACGGTTGTCCTTGTTCCAACAATCTGTCTACGAATAGTATGCCGTTCAAGTGATCGATTTCATGTAGGACAATTTGTGCCGGTAAATTAGAAAACGTTTGAATTCTTTTTTCACCATTTTCATCAAGATAATTTATTGTAACTTTACTTGAACGAACCAGTGGTCCGTAGTAATGGGGTAAAGATAAACAACCCTCGAGTATTTCCCGTTTTTTGGTGAGTTCTTGTTTTGTCACCTTGTCAACTTTGACGATTTGCGGATTTATAACAACTTTGATGAGACTTTGTTCATTTAATTCTTTTGCATCTTTTGTAGTTAATTTCATTAAAAATATTTGCAGGTTTTTACCGATCTGAGGTGCCGCAAGACCGATACCTTCAGGATCCTTTTGTGAAACCAAAGTTTCTTCCATATCCCTGATCAAGTCTTTAATTTTTTTGTCGACTTTTTTAACAGGAAGTGAAATCCTACGTAAGGACGGGTCTTTTACGCCAACAATTTTTCTAATCATCTTGAGAATTATAAGCTGTGGTGGTGGGTAGATGCAACCGTTTATGTAACGATGTTAATTTTGACAGTTATTTCAATTTATACAAAAAATATTCTTGGAAAAGTAGTTTATTTTTCATGCTTTATCTGGACCACAAATATTGTATTGGTCAAACAAATCGGCCAGATAATCCACGAAAATTCACTCCAGCTCTTTAATTTTGGTGTTAACGTTTACGTCTGTTTGGTCGATGTTGTTGTAAATATACTGTAAGTGATATTGCGCTTTTAGGATCTCACCTTGGTCGATATAGAGAATTGCCGCCGCCAATCTCGGCTCTTTGTAATTAGGTTTAATTACAATTGTTTTTTCAAATGTCTTTAGAGCCAAGTCGCTTTGATTTGTTCTAACAAGAGTAAGTCCGTAGTTATAAAGTAGTTCTGCATCATTTGGTGCATACGTGATCGCATCGTGTAAAACATCGCTTGCAACATTCATAAACAACGGTTCAATTCCCGACAAGGATATAAATAGATACGCCTGGCGCATTTTCAGATTGACGTTATATTTGGATAAATTAACAGCGTTAGTTGATTCGGCAACTGTCGAGGAAACATAATTTTCTATTAAGTCGGTTTCATTCGATGAAGTGTTTATGGCAAGATCTGCTGCTGTTTCTGCAAGGAGCATGTGATAGTAAGGTTCCCTGGGTTGTATATTAAGTGCTTTCGTAATTAAACGTCTTGCTTCGTGTGCATTACCTCGTGACAAGTAAGATTTTGCGCTTTCTGCAAGTTTGTCTGCTTGCCAATACATACAAATATTGTAAATGGCAAAAACACCGAGTGTAATAACCGGTATAACAAATAGCAATTGTAATTTACCGACTGTATTTTTTTGTGCAACCTTAATGCCAACATTACTAGACAATGACTTGGACATCGCCGGATAAAGAAAGAAGATAAGAGACGTAACAGTTACCGAAAAACCGACAATGTTAGTGATGAGTAAGGTAATAAAACCGACAAATAAACCAAGGTGTAGTAGTCGTATACCATTTGGATGATTTGTAGATCGAATGTTATTTATAAACAAATAGAAAAAACTTCCAATGACGGTTATGTAAGAAACCAATCCGACCAAGCCAGTGTTTGCAAGTATATTTAAATACTCATTGTGAGCTTTGTTAAACAAAAAATTCCACTCCGAAGTAAGATTGTGTACAACCGGTTGATAACCCGAATACGTATAACCGAAAGTTTCCACACCGCTTCCAAAAATTGGATGTGCTCGCCAAATATTTAGTGCACCTTCCCATACAATTTTTCTAATCGCGAAAGTATCTGTGATTGTCTCGCCTTTGTTCCGGGAAATACTTAAGGTTGTTTTTTGCAAAAAAGAATGTGAGAAAAGTAAAACCGCAATCAAAAGAATTACCATAACGCCAACAATGCTTGATCGCATGTGCTTTATTGAATACTTTTCTTGCAGTTTAATTATGAATAAAACGGCAAGGAATAATATTAACCCGAGGAGGAAAGCAATTAAGCCCGACCTGGATTTTGTAAAAATTACAACCAGAGTAAAAGTGATGGATAATGCGATTAAACAAAGATTTGTAAGTGTTGTTACAACTTTTAATGAAGTCGCATTGCGCAATTTAATAAACAAAGAATCGGAACCACAATTAAATACAAACGACCATGTGACGGGAATGAGTGCGACCATCCATGCGGCAAGCCAATTGGGTTGACCGATGGTCGAAAATACGCGTTCACTAAAATTTTGTACCCAGCAGGCGGGATCAAAACTTGATTGGAGCGATGAAAAATAACTTGCAGGATTAGTGTAAGGCAAAGCTACTGCGCTGACAATTAGACATGTCGGACTTACTCCAAAGTGTTCGAATACGGCGATGATAGATACGATTAATCCCGAGACGACTAAGATTTTAAGTATTTTCAATGTATCTTTTTTGTCGACGTTTGCCAGGTAGATCCAATAAAGCAGACAGTACGAAATACTGGAAAACAATCCGCCATTATATCTGCCATAGTAACCAAGAAGTGAAGTTCGCACATCAAGCGACAAATATGTTGAAATTACCCCAGAAACCAAAAACAGAATTAGCGGAATGTCTGCTGCCGACTTTGTAAATAAAATTTTTTTGTTGATTATAATTCTAATAATGTGAAGGGTCGTAACACTCGATGCCACAAGATATATAAAGACGATTTTGGAGAACTCAAATATTTCACCCGTTTGGGGATAGACGATTAAAGGCGTAAAAAAAAATAAAGCCGAGAAGATCCCGACAATAAGCTGTCTAATTTTCTGATCCATAAATCTATTCTATGTGAAATAGTCAAATTCGACAAAACGTATTACTTTAATTTTTTACTCCCAACCCTGAAACCTGAGTTATCGCGTAAATTTTTTTCTCTAATTAAATATTGGTAATTGGTTGACATATTTTTCAGCATACTAAAATCCAAAAAAGGTCGAGTAGACATACCGCAATAACAAAGTTGAAAAATAGTGTTGTCTAACCGGGTTGGTCAAACATTAGCTATTCTTGTCTTTCGCACACGACAATTATTTGAAGTGTCTTTGTTATACTCTTTTAAACATTATAAACTAAGGTTATACTGGGCTGCACAATATGAAATTAAGAGTTACTACGTTAAAAAGATTTTTACCCAGTTTTACGATCAATAAACTGCTGGGAACTTTCTCGCATGATGTGGGCATTGACTTGGGAACAGCAAATACCCTTGTTTGGGTCAAAGACAAAGGAATAGTCATCAGGGAACCGTCGGTGGTTGCCAGAAATCGGAAAACAAAAGAAGTATTGGCAATCGGATCATCAGCCAAGAGAATGTTGGGTCGAGCTCCTTCAACACTCGAAATTATTAGGCCGCTTCGCGATGGGGTAATTGCCGATTTTGATGCAACCGCATCGATGCTTGATCATTACGTAAAAAAAGTTCATGAATCAGGTGGAGTAATTCCTAAAATTCCACGTCCTCGGATCGTGATTGGAATACCATCGGGAGTAACGGAAGTCGAACGGCGTGCGGTTGCGGATGCTGCCGTTTCAGCAGGTGCAAGAGAAGCACATTTGGTC is a window from the Candidatus Woesebacteria bacterium genome containing:
- a CDS encoding site-2 protease family protein, yielding MEILASIVAFIIAITFHEAAHAWMADKLGDPTARLMGRLSLNPIVHYDPIGTSILLILVILHAFHFPVIPFGWAKPVRFDPYNLKYPRRDSALIALAGPVSNLLIAVIASILIRLAIAPFSPFGMLTIFLLPLIYLNVLLAVFNLLPIHPLDGGKIFIALLPAREAADADLFLNRYGMIILFFLIFASVNGSSPLTAFLGPLLNLILGILLPGPALI
- the rpmB gene encoding 50S ribosomal protein L28; the encoded protein is MSYICEICGKKSAVGRSQQHKRGVAGKRWRKRAQETARVFKPNLQKKTFVVSGENIQMRACTKCIKAAKKFGKVKDYKSISVL
- a CDS encoding methionyl-tRNA formyltransferase; translated protein: MKIVFFGTPDNVIPVLNVLHKTFSSVDGSCIKAVVTQPPQPTGRQKINTFSAVDNWAYKKSIPRLYTPQDVLREKVPADIAILAAYGAIIPNDVINYFPYGILNVHPSLLPKLRGASPVQSTLTIGEDCGVTIIKLDEKMDHGPIVTQFKDTLEENDTLATLRVRLFEKSAEVIKTLLPAYIKGKVNLKPQDHELATFTRLIKRDDGFVDWKFLKSAITGEPTDYVWDIPYIKNYQIKPTPINIDRFVRALTPWPGAWTKLEIGKTGKRLKILEVKAHNDNLEIITVQLEGKNPVSWKQFLEVYKVV
- the def gene encoding peptide deformylase, whose translation is MIRKIVGVKDPSLRRISLPVKKVDKKIKDLIRDMEETLVSQKDPEGIGLAAPQIGKNLQIFLMKLTTKDAKELNEQSLIKVVINPQIVKVDKVTKQELTKKREILEGCLSLPHYYGPLVRSSKVTINYLDENGEKRIQTFSNLPAQIVLHEIDHLNGILFVDRLLEQGQPLYEYKADRWKEVELT
- a CDS encoding O-antigen ligase family protein; this translates as MDQKIRQLIVGIFSALFFFTPLIVYPQTGEIFEFSKIVFIYLVASSVTTLHIIRIIINKKILFTKSAADIPLILFLVSGVISTYLSLDVRTSLLGYYGRYNGGLFSSISYCLLYWIYLANVDKKDTLKILKILVVSGLIVSIIAVFEHFGVSPTCLIVSAVALPYTNPASYFSSLQSSFDPACWVQNFSERVFSTIGQPNWLAAWMVALIPVTWSFVFNCGSDSLFIKLRNATSLKVVTTLTNLCLIALSITFTLVVIFTKSRSGLIAFLLGLILFLAVLFIIKLQEKYSIKHMRSSIVGVMVILLIAVLLFSHSFLQKTTLSISRNKGETITDTFAIRKIVWEGALNIWRAHPIFGSGVETFGYTYSGYQPVVHNLTSEWNFLFNKAHNEYLNILANTGLVGLVSYITVIGSFFYLFINNIRSTNHPNGIRLLHLGLFVGFITLLITNIVGFSVTVTSLIFFLYPAMSKSLSSNVGIKVAQKNTVGKLQLLFVIPVITLGVFAIYNICMYWQADKLAESAKSYLSRGNAHEARRLITKALNIQPREPYYHMLLAETAADLAINTSSNETDLIENYVSSTVAESTNAVNLSKYNVNLKMRQAYLFISLSGIEPLFMNVASDVLHDAITYAPNDAELLYNYGLTLVRTNQSDLALKTFEKTIVIKPNYKEPRLAAAILYIDQGEILKAQYHLQYIYNNIDQTDVNVNTKIKELE